A part of Candidatus Deferrimicrobium borealis genomic DNA contains:
- a CDS encoding cation-translocating P-type ATPase has protein sequence MKGVTVQETPACSCGDVCTMASRRVFRVEGMDCAHESGPILSALSSLPGVGRAVPSYSDSTLTVEFDPHAVSAERIVQAIDEAGFRANVEDRRQEDVPFWERHGRLVATSLSGGSLVVGLVLQLLIGRLSAAQPFLLLAAVAGGWYVSRRAWQAVRHRQLEMNTLMTVAAVGALLIGEWAEAGSTMFLFSLAQLLEARSMDRARNAIRRLLDLSPKEATVIRQGGEVRLPVERIAVGDLVLLRPGERIPVDGVVMGGTSFVNQAPITGESVPVSKAPGSPVLAGSLNGQGTLEIRVTRLASDSSLARIIHLVENAQAQRARSQAFIDRFARYYTPAMIAFALALVVLPPVLFGQPFSTWFYRGLVVLVIACPCALVISTPVSIVCGLTRAAREGILFKGGAYLEELGRIRTFFFDKTGTLTLGKPEVVAVRSFRGRSEQEVLRLAAAIESRSEHPLAEAILDVARNRGIQPPAATDVQAVPGMGIKGRVNGEICLVGNPSFFNGTSGIAGPDLEALKGWEGRGATVVVVGTEEKAFGMIAIQDSVRKEAVDALGELRDLGATELAMLTGDNPETGKAVASLLPMDAVHAGLLPEEKIALVRGVVEKGKKVAMVGDGINDAPALAMATVGVVMGAAGTDVALEAGDVVLMGDDLRKIPFAVRLGRRMLRIIRFNVVFSLASKAVFLVLAPLGFVTLWMGVAADMGVSLLVVGNSMRLLAGSNGSGTNQVR, from the coding sequence ATGAAAGGCGTAACGGTCCAAGAGACTCCGGCATGCTCCTGCGGGGACGTCTGCACCATGGCGTCGCGCCGGGTCTTCCGGGTCGAGGGGATGGATTGCGCCCACGAATCCGGACCGATCCTTTCCGCCCTTTCGAGCCTTCCCGGAGTCGGCCGGGCGGTTCCTTCCTATTCCGATTCCACGCTCACCGTGGAGTTCGACCCGCACGCCGTATCCGCCGAGCGCATCGTGCAGGCGATCGACGAAGCGGGATTCCGGGCGAACGTCGAGGATCGTCGACAGGAAGACGTTCCATTTTGGGAGCGGCACGGACGACTTGTCGCAACCTCCCTCTCGGGGGGATCGCTGGTTGTCGGGCTGGTCCTGCAACTTCTGATCGGCCGGCTTTCCGCGGCGCAGCCGTTCCTTCTCCTGGCGGCGGTTGCGGGGGGATGGTACGTCTCCCGCCGGGCGTGGCAGGCCGTGAGGCACCGCCAGCTGGAGATGAACACGCTGATGACCGTCGCCGCGGTCGGCGCCCTCCTGATCGGGGAGTGGGCGGAGGCGGGATCGACGATGTTCCTCTTTTCGTTGGCCCAACTGCTGGAGGCCAGGAGCATGGACCGCGCCCGCAACGCGATCCGACGCCTCCTCGACCTTTCCCCCAAGGAGGCCACCGTAATCAGGCAGGGCGGAGAGGTCCGGCTTCCCGTCGAACGGATCGCGGTGGGAGACCTTGTCCTTCTCCGGCCGGGCGAACGGATTCCGGTGGATGGAGTCGTTATGGGAGGAACTTCCTTCGTCAACCAGGCACCGATCACGGGGGAGTCGGTCCCTGTATCAAAGGCCCCCGGCTCTCCCGTCCTGGCGGGAAGCCTGAACGGGCAGGGAACGCTTGAAATCCGGGTCACCCGGCTCGCCTCCGACAGTTCGCTGGCGAGGATCATCCACCTCGTGGAGAACGCCCAGGCCCAGCGTGCCCGCAGCCAGGCGTTCATCGACCGGTTCGCGCGATACTACACCCCCGCGATGATCGCGTTTGCCCTGGCTCTGGTCGTCTTGCCTCCGGTCCTGTTCGGCCAGCCCTTTTCCACCTGGTTTTACCGGGGGCTTGTGGTCCTGGTGATCGCCTGCCCCTGTGCCCTTGTGATCTCGACGCCCGTTTCCATCGTCTGCGGGCTCACGCGAGCTGCACGGGAGGGGATCCTCTTCAAAGGCGGGGCATACCTCGAGGAGCTGGGACGAATCCGCACCTTCTTTTTCGACAAGACCGGGACACTGACCCTCGGCAAGCCCGAAGTCGTTGCCGTCCGGTCCTTTCGCGGCCGATCGGAGCAGGAGGTCCTTCGACTGGCCGCGGCGATCGAATCCCGATCCGAGCACCCCCTCGCCGAAGCCATTCTGGATGTCGCGAGAAACAGGGGGATCCAGCCCCCGGCGGCGACCGATGTGCAGGCCGTGCCCGGCATGGGGATCAAAGGGCGGGTGAACGGAGAGATCTGCCTCGTGGGCAACCCCTCCTTTTTCAACGGAACTTCGGGGATCGCCGGTCCGGACCTGGAGGCGTTGAAGGGGTGGGAGGGGAGAGGAGCCACCGTGGTCGTCGTCGGAACCGAAGAAAAGGCGTTCGGGATGATCGCCATTCAGGATTCTGTCCGGAAGGAGGCCGTGGACGCTCTCGGGGAACTGCGCGATCTCGGTGCGACCGAATTGGCGATGCTGACCGGAGACAACCCGGAGACCGGAAAGGCCGTCGCCTCCCTGCTTCCCATGGATGCGGTGCACGCGGGGCTTCTTCCGGAAGAAAAGATCGCGCTCGTTCGGGGAGTCGTGGAGAAAGGGAAGAAGGTCGCCATGGTGGGCGACGGGATCAACGACGCCCCCGCCCTGGCCATGGCCACCGTGGGGGTGGTCATGGGGGCGGCCGGGACCGACGTGGCGCTTGAGGCGGGGGATGTCGTTCTCATGGGGGACGACCTGCGCAAGATTCCCTTCGCCGTCCGCCTGGGGCGCAGAATGCTCCGGATCATCCGGTTCAACGTCGTCTTTTCCCTGGCGTCCAAGGCGGTCTTTCTCGTTCTCGCCCCCTTGGGGTTCGTCACCCTTTGGATGGGCGTCGCTGCGGACATGGGGGTGTCGCTCCTCGTCGTTGGAAACAGCATGCGGCTCCTTGCGGGATCGA